In Patescibacteria group bacterium, the following are encoded in one genomic region:
- the gpmI gene encoding 2,3-bisphosphoglycerate-independent phosphoglycerate mutase produces MAEKYKKAMLVIMDGVGISEETKGNAVKKAKTPFWDNLWRDYPHGVLQASGEAVGLNWGEMGGSEVGHMNIGSGRVVYQSLPRINRAIMDGTFFTNEALMQAIAHAKKYESKIHLIGLLSPGGVHSTIEHLHALLRFLKQSKIKKDDVCVHGFTDGRDAPSDSGLMFLRKLEDMFKEVKIGKLVSLIGRYYAMDRDERWERTVQAYNLLVQAQGEMFKTGEEALKKSYEQKITDEFVTAKVIAKKEKDIIKIEKNDVVIFYNFRADRARQLTKAFVSDDFKGFERSKISNLFFVTMMKYDDNLPVNVVFEPQIVKETLAEVVSRAGLKQLHIAETEKFPHVTFFFNGGQHQPFKNEDQVKIPSPRVATYDLKPEMSADKVTEKIIQAIKKDDYSFIVVNYANGDMVGHTADFKATVKALEFLDKCLSQLIPVAQAHEFKIFFTADHGNCEEMISLQSGKKLAEHSNNPVPFVVVDEDKKPQLGEDNVIEQGVLADVAPTILNIMGLKVPEEMTGRNLLVKRKSDEIPEVM; encoded by the coding sequence ATGGCTGAAAAATATAAAAAAGCAATGTTGGTGATCATGGATGGAGTGGGCATTTCGGAAGAAACCAAAGGCAATGCCGTCAAAAAAGCCAAAACGCCCTTTTGGGATAATTTATGGCGTGATTATCCACATGGCGTCTTACAAGCCTCAGGTGAGGCTGTGGGTTTGAATTGGGGTGAAATGGGAGGCTCGGAAGTTGGCCATATGAATATTGGCTCGGGGCGGGTGGTTTATCAAAGTTTACCTAGAATCAATCGGGCAATTATGGATGGAACTTTTTTTACCAATGAAGCTTTGATGCAAGCCATAGCGCATGCTAAAAAGTATGAATCAAAAATTCATTTGATAGGTTTATTGAGTCCAGGTGGGGTGCACAGTACTATCGAACATTTGCATGCTCTATTAAGATTTTTAAAGCAAAGTAAAATTAAAAAAGATGATGTGTGTGTGCATGGTTTTACTGATGGTCGGGATGCACCATCAGACAGTGGTTTGATGTTTTTGCGTAAATTGGAGGACATGTTTAAAGAAGTTAAAATTGGTAAATTAGTTTCATTAATTGGACGTTATTATGCTATGGATAGAGACGAGCGTTGGGAAAGAACCGTTCAAGCTTACAATTTATTAGTTCAAGCTCAAGGTGAAATGTTTAAGACAGGCGAAGAGGCTTTAAAAAAATCTTATGAACAAAAAATTACGGATGAATTTGTGACAGCCAAAGTGATTGCTAAAAAAGAAAAAGATATCATTAAGATTGAAAAAAATGATGTGGTTATTTTTTACAATTTTCGAGCTGACCGCGCTCGACAATTAACCAAAGCTTTTGTTTCAGATGATTTTAAGGGATTTGAAAGATCTAAAATTTCTAATTTATTTTTTGTAACCATGATGAAATATGATGATAATTTGCCAGTCAATGTGGTTTTTGAGCCTCAAATTGTTAAAGAAACATTAGCTGAAGTTGTCTCTCGAGCTGGTTTAAAACAATTGCATATTGCTGAAACTGAAAAATTTCCTCATGTGACTTTTTTCTTTAATGGTGGTCAGCATCAACCTTTTAAAAATGAAGATCAAGTTAAAATTCCTTCGCCTCGAGTAGCAACTTATGATTTAAAGCCAGAAATGTCAGCCGACAAAGTGACAGAAAAAATAATTCAGGCAATTAAAAAAGACGATTATAGCTTTATAGTGGTAAACTATGCCAATGGTGATATGGTTGGCCATACAGCTGATTTTAAAGCTACAGTCAAGGCTTTGGAATTTTTAGATAAGTGTCTTAGCCAGTTAATCCCAGTCGCTCAGGCTCATGAGTTTAAAATATTTTTTACAGCTGATCATGGTAATTGTGAAGAAATGATTAGTTTACAAAGTGGCAAAAAATTAGCTGAACATTCTAATAATCCAGTACCTTTTGTGGTCGTCGATGAAGATAAAAAACCTCAATTGGGTGAAGATAATGTGATAGAACAGGGCGTTTTAGCTGACGTGGCACCAACCATTTTAAATATTATGGGTCTAAAAGTGCCAGAAGAAATGACCGGCCGAAATTTATTGGTCAAAAGAAAATCCGACGAGATTCCAGAAGTGATGTAG
- a CDS encoding phosphoglycerate kinase, which yields MLKKIQQVKNLKNKTVLLRTDFNVPLKNGRVEDDYRIAMSLPTIQYLIKKQAKIVLVSHLGRPDGQIKPELSLQPTAKKLSQLLKQPVFFINQNIGQEVKNKIKELKPGQILVIENIRFQPREEKNCQRLAKQLASLADIYVNDAFAVSHRANSSVSAITQYLPSYAGLLMQDEIQNLNQALKPQHPAVAILGGAKISTKIKLIDNLLTKFDKVLLGGALVNNFIQAVGYEVGQSIVDTDYQVKMNKYDSKKLILPIDVKVKTANNRAIIKYINEVGKTDKILDLGPKTVENFKKDIQKAKTIVWNGPLGYFEDIRFKQASQEIVKAILKNKSAHIIIGGGETVSLLESKQNTSKIFISTGGGAMLEFLEGKVLPGIKPLIK from the coding sequence ATGTTAAAAAAAATTCAGCAAGTCAAAAATTTAAAAAATAAAACAGTTTTATTAAGAACTGATTTTAACGTACCATTAAAAAATGGTCGAGTTGAAGATGATTATCGAATTGCAATGAGCTTACCAACGATTCAGTATTTAATTAAAAAACAAGCTAAAATAGTTTTAGTTTCTCACTTGGGTCGACCTGATGGTCAAATTAAACCTGAATTAAGTTTACAGCCGACGGCTAAAAAATTGTCTCAACTTTTAAAACAACCAGTTTTTTTTATTAATCAAAATATTGGTCAAGAAGTTAAAAATAAAATTAAAGAATTAAAGCCAGGTCAAATTTTAGTTATAGAAAATATTCGTTTTCAACCGCGCGAAGAAAAAAATTGTCAACGTTTAGCCAAGCAATTAGCTAGTTTAGCTGATATATATGTAAACGACGCTTTTGCCGTGTCTCATCGAGCAAATTCATCAGTCAGCGCGATTACACAATATTTACCAAGTTATGCCGGTTTATTGATGCAAGACGAAATTCAAAATTTAAATCAAGCTTTAAAACCACAACATCCGGCGGTGGCTATTCTAGGCGGAGCCAAGATTTCAACCAAAATTAAATTAATTGATAATTTATTAACTAAGTTTGATAAGGTTTTATTAGGTGGCGCTTTGGTCAATAATTTTATTCAAGCAGTTGGTTATGAAGTTGGTCAGTCAATAGTTGATACAGATTATCAAGTTAAAATGAATAAATATGATTCTAAAAAATTAATTTTGCCGATTGATGTTAAAGTTAAAACTGCCAACAATCGAGCGATAATTAAATATATTAATGAGGTTGGTAAAACAGATAAAATTTTAGATTTAGGACCTAAAACAGTGGAAAATTTTAAAAAAGATATTCAAAAAGCTAAAACCATTGTGTGGAATGGGCCATTAGGTTATTTTGAAGATATCAGATTTAAACAAGCTAGTCAGGAAATTGTTAAAGCCATTTTAAAAAATAAATCAGCTCATATCATTATTGGCGGGGGAGAAACAGTTTCATTATTAGAATCAAAGCAAAACACATCAAAAATTTTCATTTCAACTGGTGGCGGAGCTATGCTTGAATTTTTAGAGGGCAAGGTTTTACCAGGTATTAAGCCTTTAATAAAATAA
- the eno gene encoding phosphopyruvate hydratase encodes MAKNNKITQIKALEILDSRGNPTVQVTVFSGKEKARACVPSGASTGIHEAVELRDGDKKRYHGKGVTKVIKNIETKIAPKLKNKSLDQIDKILLELDKTDNKSQLGANAILGISLASARLSARLKNKTLYQYINQVYKFKNKTTLPIPMFNVINGGQHADSGLDVQEFMLVPAGIKKYHLQLRAGSEIFHTLKKVLANQNLRTAVGDEGGFAPKIKTNTQALDILVTAIKQAGYRPGKDIFIALDVAASAFYQNDKYSFEGKKIYSGDLIEIYTQWLKKYPIISIEDGLAEDDWTGWHLLTQKLTKKSMLVGDDIFTTNVDRLKHGFEMNVANSILIKPNQIGTLKETIECIQLAQKNNYKVVISHRSGETTDPFIADLAVASGAEFIKTGAPNRGERVAKYNRLLEIEFNY; translated from the coding sequence ATGGCAAAAAATAACAAAATTACTCAAATTAAAGCCTTGGAAATTTTAGATTCTAGGGGCAATCCGACTGTTCAAGTCACTGTTTTTAGCGGTAAAGAAAAGGCCCGGGCTTGTGTGCCTTCTGGTGCCTCAACTGGTATACATGAAGCCGTTGAATTAAGAGATGGCGACAAAAAACGTTATCATGGCAAAGGCGTAACCAAAGTGATTAAAAATATTGAAACCAAAATAGCGCCTAAATTAAAAAATAAATCTTTAGATCAAATAGATAAGATTTTACTTGAATTAGATAAAACAGACAATAAATCCCAACTCGGCGCTAATGCTATTTTGGGTATATCTTTAGCTAGTGCACGTTTATCCGCTAGACTTAAAAATAAAACTTTATATCAATATATCAACCAGGTTTATAAATTTAAAAATAAAACTACACTACCCATACCAATGTTTAATGTTATCAATGGTGGTCAGCACGCTGATTCTGGTTTAGATGTTCAGGAATTTATGTTGGTGCCAGCTGGTATTAAAAAATATCATTTACAACTTAGAGCTGGCAGTGAAATTTTTCATACTCTAAAAAAGGTTTTAGCTAATCAAAATTTAAGAACAGCGGTCGGTGATGAGGGTGGTTTTGCACCTAAAATTAAAACCAATACTCAAGCTTTAGATATTTTAGTTACTGCAATTAAACAGGCCGGTTATCGACCGGGTAAAGACATTTTTATTGCTTTAGATGTGGCAGCTTCAGCTTTTTATCAAAACGATAAATATAGTTTTGAAGGCAAAAAAATTTATAGTGGTGATTTAATAGAGATTTATACCCAATGGTTAAAAAAATATCCGATTATTTCCATTGAAGACGGTTTAGCTGAAGATGATTGGACGGGTTGGCATTTATTAACGCAAAAATTAACTAAAAAATCTATGTTGGTTGGTGATGATATTTTTACCACGAATGTAGATAGATTAAAACACGGTTTTGAAATGAATGTGGCCAATTCAATTTTAATTAAACCTAATCAGATTGGTACACTTAAAGAGACCATTGAGTGTATTCAATTAGCTCAAAAAAATAATTATAAAGTTGTTATTTCGCATCGTTCAGGAGAAACAACAGACCCATTTATTGCTGATTTGGCGGTGGCTAGTGGAGCGGAATTTATTAAAACTGGTGCGCCTAATCGAGGTGAGCGAGTAGCTAAATATAATCGTTTATTAGAAATAGAGTTTAATTATTAA